In Nitrososphaerota archaeon, the genomic stretch CGAATACTGACGCATCGGAGAGATGAGCCCGTTGACCCTGTTCCCCCTGCCAGTGTTACCGTCGTCCCCCTGCTCCGCGGAGGTTCCCGTGACGGTCAGGTAGTACTCTCCTCTCTTGGGGTCGTCCCCGGCGTTAAGTTTGTAGTTGACGTCGAGGTCGACCTTCGATGTCAGCCTGTCCAGCTCGTCTGATACGTCTCCTAGCACGCTCTTGTAGTGGCTGGCATCCGGAACCTTGGGGCCTACCATGGCCGCGGCCACTGTCATGTCCAGCCTCTTGCCGCGCCTGAGCGCCATCACCTTCACGTCCTCTCCGACTTCGGGGTACCTTTTCTTGAATTCGGCGTCGTTGAGCTTCTTTTCGATCTGAAGGACAAGGCTCTCCGTCGGGGTCAGGGGCGCGTAGCCTACTCCGATTGAAGTGTCGTTGGACACGGGCATGGCACCCTTGCGCATGAAGACCGCTACAAGGTCGGGGGAGCCCTGCTTGATCTTGGTGTCTATCACCATGTGCTTCTCCGGGTCGAGGAAGCGCATGGTCTCTGTGATGAACTTCTTGATTGACTCGCGTGCGATCCTCTCGACTGGGACGTCGACGTTCTTGCCGTGGAAGGGTACAAGTTCTGTGGCCCTGCCCGCGACCATCAGGTAGATCGGCGTGGTCACCTTCCCGCCCCCGAACCGTGGAGCCGACTTTCCTCCTACGAGGATCCCCTTGTCGACGTTGTGGTGGAGGATCGAGCCGAAGTTCTCTAGATAGTAATCGCACAGTCCGAGGGATACCGCCTCCGAGGCGCCGTCTATGAGGCTGTCCGGGTGCCCTTTGCCCTTCCGCTCAACGATCTCGACCTCGAAGTCTTTGACCCCGTAGCCCTTGATCTCTTCTACGTGAAGCGATCTTTGCACCCTGGGAGTGCCTCCCTAGAGTCTGTCCTCTATCCTGATGTAGAGGACGTTGTTGCCCCGGATAACGACCTTCCCGTAGTTGGCCTTCTTCGAGCCGTTTTCTGACTCCTCCGCGTCAACCAGTATCACGTTCATGTAAGGGTCGACGTTCGACATCTTGCCCTTGTATTCGATCTCGCTCTTCAGCCGGACGGACACCTGTTTGTTGATCGCCTTCTGGAGCACGTTGAGAGGACGTTTGGCCTGTGGAGGAGGCTGAGAATTCATTCGGACTTTTTCGCGCTCCCCTTGTCAGAGTTAAAAAGACATCGGTATTCATGGGAGAAACTAAACTGGTGTAGTGGTGGAAATTCCAGCAGCGACAGAAATCAACGGCGCCGACGCTGCAAGGCGGCTCTCTTCTCTGCAGTCATATCCCAGCGGTTCTGCTGCGCTGGACAGGCTCCTAGGAGGAGGATACAAGGCAGGAAGAGTGGCGGAGTTCTTCGGGAAGAGCAACAGCGGGAAGACCCAGCTCGCGATGCAGGCGGTGCTCTGCGCGGCGAGGGCAGGAGTGAATTCGCTCTTCATCGATACCGAAGGGAGCTTCAGGCCGGAGAGGCTAGAGGAGGTCGCAAGGGTCAGAGGATGGAAGGTGGAGGGGCTTCTCGAAAGGATCCTGTTCCTGAGGGTCGATTCGTTCTCGGAGCAGATGGAGCTGGTCTCCCGGATGGGAAGGAGAGAGGCGACCCGCGCCTGCCGAGTCGTGGTCCTCGACACCCTGACGCGCAACTTTTCGCTAGAGCTCCCGGGAAGCTCCAATCTGGCAAGCAGGCAGGGTGCAATCAACGTCCATCTCAGCCAGATGGCCAGAGACGCGTACCTCAATGGGAGGGCCTACGTCCTGACCAACCGGGTCACCTTCGGCCCGTCGAAGGAGGTGAGCATCGGCGGAAGCACGGTCGAGCAACTTGTCGGCGCCTGCGTCAGGCTCGAGAGGGACGGGGACAGGGTGAGGGCCACGCATCTCGGGACGGGGGAAAGTGCGATCGCATCCCTGGGCCCGGGCGGAGTCGATTGAAACTTCCTGACCCATGGTTCAATGATTTTGCGCCACTGGCTTAAGGAAGGTTAATTATCTTGAAAGAGCCGTGCTCACGAGCAAAATCGTGTACGAAGGCGTTTCGTCTATACTCGATTCTCTCGGGAAGTCAGACCTTGAGGGAGCGAAGAGGAAGCTTGGAGCACTCGGCCCCGAGGTGAAGACGGAGAAGGAAAGGGGGAGCCTCCTGGCCGCTGCCGGAATCCTTGCCAGCATGACCCGGGCGAAGGATGGGACGATGCAGTCCTGGGACCACGCTAGGATCGAGCGGGCCGCGGGTTCGATAATCTCGAACCAGTTGGCAGACGACTTCGACCAGGGCTACGCTGACACGCTGATGAGTTACTCGAAGCTCATGCAGGGTAAAGCGTAAAGAGAAGGATCCAGGTAAACAGGAAGACGAAGGCGTAGCCACCTATGCCGGTGCTGTACATCTTCCCCACGTACTGCTTCGCAAGGTCCTTGAACCAGAGGTAGCGTGCCAGGTAGTAGGAAGCAAGGTAGAAGACTACGCCCATCAAGAGGCCGTTGGAGTAATCCACCCCGAAGACCAGCTCTGCCAGCAGTCCGGCTGCAACTCCGAGGCCAACACGGAGCCAATAGAGCTTATCAAATGGCAGGGAGGCCGGAGGCTTTGTGGCTGAACTTACTGGCTTTGAAGTCTTGGCACTCGTCAAGGAAATAGAATCGGGCCTGCGAGGAACCTACGTTAATAACATTTACACGATGGGGGAGGCCCAACTCCTCCGCTTCCGCAAGCCGGGAGGAGAGGAGGTCTGGCTTGTCGCGTCTCCACATCTGGGGGTCTGGGTGTCCTCTCAGGCCTCGGAGAGGACGGATACGAACGAGTTCACTACAAATCTCCGGAGGGAGCTGGAAAGGACAAGATTCTCGGGGGTGAGGCAGGTGGACCTCGACAGGGTCTTCGAACTCACCTTCGGAGAGGGGCCAGAGCTGAGGAGGCTCATCGTCGAGCTGATGCCTCCCGGGAACGTCATAGTGACAGACCGCGGCGGGAGGATAATCCAGCTGATGCGAGAGGTGCGGTCCCCGGGCCGGAGGCTCCTGAAGGGGATGCCCTACGTACCCCCCGGACAGAGAAGGACGAGCCCGGCCTCGGTCGACGCCAGGAGCGTGCGCGAGATGGCGCTGGCCGAGAAGACGGTCGGCAGGGCGATAGGGAGGCACGTTTCCCTCCCGAGGAAGTACATCGCAGAGGTCCTTCACAGGCTGTCCCTTCAGGACGATTCTCCGTCCAAGATGCTGGATGGAAGGGAGTCGGAACTTGTGGGTGTATTCGGAGAGCTGACGAGGCAGGCTACCGAAGACCCGCACCCCTGCCTCTGTGAAGTCGGGTCGGGGGACGAAATCTTCGTTATCGTCCCCACTGCGTTCAAGGTCAAGAGAGAAGCGAGTTCCCTGTCGTCCCTCTGCGACGAGCTCCTACTCCCTGAAGTCCTGAGTAAGACGATGGAAGAAGAAACGCCGGAAGAGGTTGCCCGTCGAGAACTGAAGACGGCGATAGAGAAGCTGAAGGCTGAGGAGGAAGCCCTTGTGGCGGAAGCCTCGAAGCTTCGCGCGGCAGCCCGGGAAGTGGCTGGGGCGAGTTCGGGGGAGGGAGCGTTGGCGCTCCTGAAGACCATGGGGATAGGTCCGCGGAAACAGCCAACCTCCCCAGCCGCCGCAGCTTCCCTCGTCTATGACAGGGCGAAGGACCTGGACGCCAAGGCATCAGCAGTCGGAAAGGCGATCGACCGCCTGGTGAAGAAGACCCCTCGCAAGAGCGGTCGGGAGGAGGCTCGCACGAAAAAATTTTCGAGAAGGAAGCAGGAATGGTATGAAAAGTTCAGGTGGTTCCGCACGAGCGCGGGGAAGCTGGCCATTGGTGGAAGGGATGCGCACTCGAATTCGACCCTCGTAAGGCGCCACCTCCAGGACGGGGACGTCGCCTATCACGCTGACCTTTTCGGCTCACCATTCTTCGTCTTGAAAGGCGGGAAGGAGCAGACTGACCAGGAAGTCATCGAGGTCGCCCAGGCCACCGTAGCCTTCAGCAGCGCCTGGAAGACTGGATTGGGCACGGCGGACGCCTACTGGGTGGAGCCCTCCCAGGTGGGAACGGCAGCACCAAGCGGGGAATACCTGGCTCGAGGAAGCTTTGCGATAAAGGGAAAGAAGAACTTCGTCACGGGGAACCTCGTCGAGCTGGCCGTCGGGGTGGATGAGTCAGGCCGGGTGATGGCTGGGCCGGAAGCTGCTATCTCTCTGAACGCTTCGAGGTATGTCGTGATGAAGCCCCACAGGGAGAAGGGGTCGGAGACAGCCAAGAGGGTGCTCAACGACCTCATGAAGGGGACAGGGGAACGCCCCTTCGCGATTGCCCTGGACGACGTTCTTCGGGCCCTCCCGGCGGGGGGCGGCAGGGTCGTGAGGGTCTCAGGCGGCGCCCAGGACCGAAAACCCGCCTGACCTGGAAGCCCGGCCCGCTGTTTACGTTATCTTGAGCCCGGAAGCAGGCTAGCCAAGGGAGTCCGCAACGATTTCGGCGACGTCTCTCACTTCCATGCCGGAGTTCATGACCTTGGTGGTGTCGTCGAACATCGAAAGGCAGAAGGGACACTCGGTCGCGATCGCGTCGGCGCCCGTCTTCATCGCCTCCTCGGTCCTTATGCCCGCTATGGACCGCTGCTGCGGGACCTTGAACCAGTAGTTCGACCCGCCGGCGCCGCAGCAGAACGTCTTCTCCTTCTTCCGCCCCATCTCGCGGAGCTCCGCCCCCGTGGCCTCGAGAGCCTCCCTCGGCTCGTCGAAGATGCTGTTGTACCTCGAGGCATAGCAGGCGTCGTGCAGGGTGACGGATATCTTGGCGAGCTTCTCCGGGGGGATTCTGACCTTTCCCTCCCGGATCAGGTCGGAGATGAGCTTGGTGTGGTAGACTACCTCGTAGCTCCCACCGAAGCCTGGGTATTCGTTCTTCAGAGAGTTGAAGCAGTGCGGGCATGCTGCGATCACCTTCTTGACGCCGTAGGAATTCAGCTTCTCTATGTTCTGGTATGCGAGCTCCTGATACCGTCCCTCCTCCCCGAGCCGCCTGGCGGGGTCCCCGGTGCACATCTCCTCGTTGGCGAGGATCGCGAAGGAGACCCCGGCGTGCTTGAGGATCTTGGAAAGCGATTTCGCGATGTTCTGGGCCCGCTGGTCGAAGGAGGAGATGCATCCGACCCAGTACACATACTCTGCCTTGGGGTTCTCTGCGAGGGTAGGGATGCCTAGCCCCGCCGCCCAGTCTCCCCTTGTGCTGGCCTTGAACCCGTACGGATTGTGGCTCTGGCCCAGGTTCTCCAGCATGGTCGATTTCTCTCTGTCGAGCTTCCCCCTCCCGACCAGGTCCCTG encodes the following:
- a CDS encoding methionine adenosyltransferase; amino-acid sequence: MQRSLHVEEIKGYGVKDFEVEIVERKGKGHPDSLIDGASEAVSLGLCDYYLENFGSILHHNVDKGILVGGKSAPRFGGGKVTTPIYLMVAGRATELVPFHGKNVDVPVERIARESIKKFITETMRFLDPEKHMVIDTKIKQGSPDLVAVFMRKGAMPVSNDTSIGVGYAPLTPTESLVLQIEKKLNDAEFKKRYPEVGEDVKVMALRRGKRLDMTVAAAMVGPKVPDASHYKSVLGDVSDELDRLTSKVDLDVNYKLNAGDDPKRGEYYLTVTGTSAEQGDDGNTGRGNRVNGLISPMRQYSMEATAGKNPVNHTGKILNALAILASREIVKEVPGVEEAYVRILSRIGNPIDQPLIASAAVVLKKGTKMSSVNRDVLSILDDSLRDIRKVTKLILERKVALF
- a CDS encoding U6 snRNA-associated Sm-like protein LSm6, which codes for MNSQPPPQAKRPLNVLQKAINKQVSVRLKSEIEYKGKMSNVDPYMNVILVDAEESENGSKKANYGKVVIRGNNVLYIRIEDRL
- a CDS encoding AAA family ATPase, whose protein sequence is MEIPAATEINGADAARRLSSLQSYPSGSAALDRLLGGGYKAGRVAEFFGKSNSGKTQLAMQAVLCAARAGVNSLFIDTEGSFRPERLEEVARVRGWKVEGLLERILFLRVDSFSEQMELVSRMGRREATRACRVVVLDTLTRNFSLELPGSSNLASRQGAINVHLSQMARDAYLNGRAYVLTNRVTFGPSKEVSIGGSTVEQLVGACVRLERDGDRVRATHLGTGESAIASLGPGGVD
- a CDS encoding NFACT family protein; translation: MALVKEIESGLRGTYVNNIYTMGEAQLLRFRKPGGEEVWLVASPHLGVWVSSQASERTDTNEFTTNLRRELERTRFSGVRQVDLDRVFELTFGEGPELRRLIVELMPPGNVIVTDRGGRIIQLMREVRSPGRRLLKGMPYVPPGQRRTSPASVDARSVREMALAEKTVGRAIGRHVSLPRKYIAEVLHRLSLQDDSPSKMLDGRESELVGVFGELTRQATEDPHPCLCEVGSGDEIFVIVPTAFKVKREASSLSSLCDELLLPEVLSKTMEEETPEEVARRELKTAIEKLKAEEEALVAEASKLRAAAREVAGASSGEGALALLKTMGIGPRKQPTSPAAAASLVYDRAKDLDAKASAVGKAIDRLVKKTPRKSGREEARTKKFSRRKQEWYEKFRWFRTSAGKLAIGGRDAHSNSTLVRRHLQDGDVAYHADLFGSPFFVLKGGKEQTDQEVIEVAQATVAFSSAWKTGLGTADAYWVEPSQVGTAAPSGEYLARGSFAIKGKKNFVTGNLVELAVGVDESGRVMAGPEAAISLNASRYVVMKPHREKGSETAKRVLNDLMKGTGERPFAIALDDVLRALPAGGGRVVRVSGGAQDRKPA
- a CDS encoding (Fe-S)-binding protein; translation: SDAAGQGSSDPFSTVSEDELWSCTSCGACVSSCPVSVKHLDMIYDLRRDLVGRGKLDREKSTMLENLGQSHNPYGFKASTRGDWAAGLGIPTLAENPKAEYVYWVGCISSFDQRAQNIAKSLSKILKHAGVSFAILANEEMCTGDPARRLGEEGRYQELAYQNIEKLNSYGVKKVIAACPHCFNSLKNEYPGFGGSYEVVYHTKLISDLIREGKVRIPPEKLAKISVTLHDACYASRYNSIFDEPREALEATGAELREMGRKKEKTFCCGAGGSNYWFKVPQQRSIAGIRTEEAMKTGADAIATECPFCLSMFDDTTKVMNSGMEVRDVAEIVADSLG